From Epinephelus lanceolatus isolate andai-2023 chromosome 2, ASM4190304v1, whole genome shotgun sequence, one genomic window encodes:
- the lysmd2 gene encoding lysM and putative peptidoglycan-binding domain-containing protein 2 — translation MAEFSPVLPMRDGGGRFGQPIFPRSRSGSESESELSQSLARTKIRSYGSTASVTASLGEKYIEHRVTDSDTLQGIALKYGVTMEQIKRANKLFSNDCIFLKNSLNIPVVSEKRYIFNGLSLESPDGDGDAACQESDTPCVMLQDIEGPSPPPSPPPEDSKPPQPEELSAKDFLHRLDLQIKQSKQAARRLKEEEVRNKEEDYTAPTSSYQEI, via the exons ATGGCGGAGTTTTCGCCTGTCCTGCCGATGCGGGATGGAGGAGGACGATTTGGTCAGCCCATCTTCCCTCGGTCCAGATCCGGCTCCGAGTCAGAGAGCGAACTGTCCCAGAGTCTGGCCCGGACCAAGATCCGCTCGTACGGAAGCACAGCCAGCGTCACGGCCTCTCTGGGGGAGAAATACATAGAGCATCGGGTTACAGACAGTGATACCCTCCAAGGGATTGCTCTCAAATACGGTGTTACG ATGGAGCAGATCAAGAGAGCCAACAAGCTGTTCAGCAACGACTGCATTTTTCTGAAGAACAGCCTCAACATCCCCGTGGTGTCGGAGAAGCGCTACATATTTAACGGACTGTCTCTGGAGTCTCCCGACGGGGACGGCGACGCAGCCTGCCAGGAGTCAGATACACCTTGTGTTATGTTGCAGGATATCGAGGGACCCTCGCCGCCCCCTTCCCCGCCCCCCGAGGACTCCAAACCCCCCCAGCCAGAGGAGCTGTCAGCCAAAGACTTCTTACACAGACTGGACTTGCAAATTAAACAATCAAAGCAGGCAGCACGCaggctgaaagaggaggaagtcag AAACAAAGAGGAGGACTACACGGCCCCCACATCGTCATATCAGGAGATCTAA
- the tmod2 gene encoding tropomodulin-2, with the protein MAVSFKKDMDKYKDLDEDEILNKLSAEELKQLETALEEMDPENALLPAGLRQKDQTSKKATGSFNRDSLLKYLEKEAMEYKDREDVVPFTGEKKGKVFVPKQKPIDTRKEEVTTLDPELEEALSSATDTELCDLAAILGVHTLVTSSQTYDGTSSKEGYNNVIKGEKMNPVFDEPPNPTNVEDTLQRIKSNDSSLTEVNLNNIKNIPIPTLKDFAKAMEKNTQVKKFSLAATRSNDPIAVAFSDMLRENKTLRSLNLESNFITGAGVQALVDALRDNDTLTEIKIDNQRQQLGTSVEMEIAKMLEENNSIVKFGYHFTQQGPRSRAAAAITKNNDLVRRKRVEGDL; encoded by the exons ATGGCTGTGTCGTTCAAGAAGGACATGGACAAGTACAAGGATCTCGACGAAGATGAAATCCTCAACAAGCTGTCGGCGGAGGAGCTGAAACAGCTGGAGACGGCCCTCGAGGAGATGGACCCTGAG AatgctctcctcccagctggCTTACGTCAGAAGGACCAGACGTCCAAGAAAGCAACAGGATCATTCAACAGGGACAGCCTTCTGAAATACCTGGAGAAGGAAGCCATGGAGTACAAGGACAGAGAGGATGTAGTGCCCTTCACAGGGGAgaaaaaag GTAAAGTATTTGTCCCCAAGCAGAAACCCATAGACACACGCAAAGAGGAAGTAACAACCCTGGATCCAGAATTAGAGGAGGCCCTGTCCAGCGCCACAGATACAGAGCTGTGTGATCTAGCAG CGATCCTTGGTGTTCACACACTGGTCACCAGTAGTCAGACATATGATGGGACTTCATCTAAAGAGGGTTACAACA ATGTAATTAAGGGGGAGAAGATGAACCCAGTGTTTGATGAGCCTCCCAATCCCACTAATGTAGAAGACACTCTGCAGAGGATAAAAAGCAATGACAGCTCCTTAACAGAGGTCAACCTCAACAACATTAAg AACATCCCAATTCCCACGCTGAAGGACTTTGCCAAAGCCATGGAGAAGAACACGCAAGTCAAGAAGTTCAGCCTGGCAGCGACACGGAGTAACGACCCAATTGCTGTG GCGTTCAGCGACATGCTGCGAGAGAACAAGACGTTGCGAAGTTTGAACTTGGAGTCCAACTTCATCACTGGGGCAGGGGTGCAGGCTTTGGTTGATGCATTGCGAGACAACGACACACTCACAGAGATCAAGATAGACAACCAG aggCAGCAGCTGGGCACTTCAGTAGAGATGGAGATAGCTAAAATGTTGGAAGAGAACAACAGCATAGTGAAGTTTGGCTACCACTTCACCCAGCAAGGACCTCgctccagagctgctgcagctATCACCAAGAACAACGATCTtg TCCGCAGGAAGCGAGTGGAAGGGGACCTGTAG